One region of Chryseobacterium muglaense genomic DNA includes:
- a CDS encoding sterol desaturase family protein, with protein MAKKYVSNSTESIRMFKNGFFESLSKVHFSVPIFLFLPVIVYFSYQAFAQMKVSIPQYLIFFTIGLLVWTFTEYVMHRFVFHTVPKGKIGERLHFVFHGVHHDYPNDAKRLVMPPSVSIPLATLFYFLFSLILEKANLYPFFSAFLLGYLVYDIGHYSIHHFNFRNKIFRKIKKHHLKHHYDDPEHGFGVSSPLWDNIFQSKFKKK; from the coding sequence ATGGCTAAAAAGTATGTGTCTAATTCGACAGAATCTATTCGTATGTTTAAAAATGGCTTTTTCGAATCCTTATCAAAAGTTCATTTTTCTGTACCAATTTTCCTTTTTCTTCCGGTGATTGTCTATTTTTCATATCAAGCGTTTGCACAAATGAAAGTGTCAATTCCCCAATATTTAATATTTTTCACAATTGGTTTATTAGTTTGGACTTTTACAGAATATGTAATGCACCGTTTTGTATTCCACACCGTTCCCAAAGGAAAAATAGGAGAGAGATTGCATTTTGTATTCCACGGCGTACATCACGATTATCCGAATGATGCAAAACGTTTGGTAATGCCACCTTCAGTAAGTATTCCATTGGCAACTTTATTTTATTTTTTGTTTTCTTTAATTTTAGAAAAAGCGAATCTGTATCCTTTTTTCTCCGCTTTTTTGCTGGGTTATCTTGTTTATGATATTGGGCATTACAGTATTCACCATTTTAACTTTAGAAACAAAATTTTTAGAAAAATTAAAAAACATCATCTGAAACATCATTACGATGATCCAGAACACGGTTTTGGGGTAAGCTCACCTTTGTGGGACAATATTTTTCAATCAAAATTCAAAAAAAAATAG
- a CDS encoding DUF4833 domain-containing protein encodes MNKLRDKLQLLIYKVINPIVRLFIKIGLTPNMVTFIGLVFNMAVAGILIFGAEKSNRGDLSYIGWAGAVILFAGIFDMLDGQVARLSNKSSKFGALFDSVLDRYSEMILFFGICYYLVGHHYFLSSVFAFMALIGSMMVSYIRSRAEGLGVSCKGGLMQRPERIVLISISAIACGITYYFIGSDFKIYFPGTKIQIFETISIFTFPIALMAVLTNWTAIGRLKEAKIALEEDEKLSSNTKEKFLGVLIPLMMISGLVFSNGANAQTSKQLNEAEQFPLPPVNKSMLFYLQRTPNTNTIVYALNYDNKNILKESDPVKVYWIRYTEEGTPTKSLNFIEKKFAYGIKTQKSGKDLWNLKMVAYDKLPITLRKGKHGSYTAFVKINNKDYVFQKAYIKIEGGSFWSPNIPYIDIYAKDENTKKEIIHRISNPKNKNNG; translated from the coding sequence GTGAACAAATTAAGAGACAAACTACAACTTCTGATTTATAAAGTCATCAATCCTATCGTGCGACTATTCATAAAAATAGGATTAACGCCGAATATGGTGACTTTTATAGGTCTGGTTTTTAATATGGCAGTTGCAGGAATCCTGATTTTTGGTGCAGAAAAAAGCAACAGGGGAGATCTAAGTTATATCGGTTGGGCAGGAGCAGTCATTTTATTCGCAGGAATATTTGATATGCTCGATGGACAAGTGGCGAGATTAAGCAACAAAAGTTCAAAATTTGGCGCTTTATTCGATTCAGTTTTAGACCGTTACAGCGAAATGATTTTGTTTTTCGGAATTTGTTATTATCTCGTAGGACACCATTATTTTTTAAGTTCAGTGTTTGCATTTATGGCATTAATAGGTTCTATGATGGTCAGTTATATTCGCTCCAGAGCCGAAGGATTGGGCGTTTCTTGCAAAGGTGGTTTAATGCAAAGACCAGAGAGAATTGTACTCATCAGTATTTCTGCGATTGCTTGTGGCATTACGTATTATTTTATTGGAAGCGATTTTAAAATTTATTTTCCAGGAACAAAAATTCAGATTTTTGAAACGATTTCTATTTTCACTTTTCCGATTGCTTTAATGGCAGTTTTAACAAATTGGACCGCCATTGGAAGATTAAAAGAAGCCAAAATTGCATTAGAAGAAGATGAAAAATTAAGTTCAAATACTAAAGAAAAGTTTCTTGGCGTATTGATCCCTTTAATGATGATTAGCGGATTAGTTTTCAGCAATGGAGCAAATGCACAAACCTCAAAACAATTGAATGAAGCTGAGCAATTTCCGCTTCCACCTGTAAATAAATCGATGCTTTTTTATTTGCAACGAACGCCAAATACCAACACCATAGTTTACGCTTTAAACTACGATAACAAAAATATCCTGAAAGAATCCGACCCTGTAAAAGTCTATTGGATACGATATACCGAAGAAGGAACGCCCACCAAAAGTTTGAATTTCATAGAGAAAAAATTTGCTTACGGTATAAAAACTCAAAAATCAGGAAAAGATTTATGGAACTTAAAAATGGTTGCGTACGACAAATTACCAATCACTTTAAGAAAAGGAAAGCACGGTTCTTACACGGCTTTTGTGAAAATTAATAATAAAGATTATGTTTTCCAGAAAGCATATATCAAAATAGAAGGTGGAAGTTTTTGGTCTCCAAACATTCCGTACATCGATATTTATGCTAAAGACGAAAACACAAAAAAAGAAATTATTCATAGGATAAGCAACCCTAAAAATAAAAATAATGGCTAA
- a CDS encoding DUF5686 and carboxypeptidase-like regulatory domain-containing protein: MYLNKWAKILFATILVVFSNAAHAQMKITGTVNDSESKKPLINVVVSVSDNSIKTVTDENGDFVISVPEGTRTLNFSKDGFKMFLGDLGSAKEQRINVALKDRTTLVEEVVIRAQKKKYRNKDNPAVELIRKVVQNKQKNRFNSYQNLSFEEYEKIQFSLSNKYEKLSTNRLVRKNPFLKENIDTTKIAGKAILPLYMEEVLSDNFQTFSPNKSKKIIKGEKKVTLNEDFFDNAGLGTYLKHIYQKIDIYDDNITLLTNQFLSPIADSAPTFYKYYIRDTIVVNDDKMINLSFTPRNKSDFLFSGNLLVSLDGNYAVQGLDMRINKNTNVNWVKEMDISQEFEKNELGKYIITKSKITADFGISKTSEGGIYGERTLTYKKYSIDQPIDESVFSGDKTVTTESATTQDQTFWDENRHETITESEKKVYVGIEKLQNSKSFKRTMNIFTMLFAGYLKVSDYVEVGPFNTFYSFTPVEGFRLRFGGRTTPSFNKKIYLESYAAYGFKDEKWKYYVGGTYSLSGNNRFTFPARGINVNYQQDTKIPGQELQFIQEDNFLLSFKRGVNDKWLYNNIYKVEYYQEFLNHISYKVGYKNWKQMGAGGISFSNDATQEQISGITSSEIYTEFRWAPNEEFYQGKLYRFPLPNKYPVFTLRGTIGMNKFLKGDYNYKKITANIYKRFYLSQLGFSDVILEGGYTFGKVPYPLLDIHRANQSYSYQLQSYNLMNFLEFVGDQYASLQYEHTFNGFIFNKIPLLKKTKFREFISFKMLYGGLRDENTPNGTQNDLMRFPTDDQGLPTTFSLEKEPYMEGSVGIGNIFKFFRVDLVRRFTYLDNPNVSKSGVRFRFKFDF; encoded by the coding sequence ATGTATTTAAATAAATGGGCAAAAATTCTATTTGCCACTATACTGGTAGTTTTTTCAAATGCAGCTCACGCACAGATGAAGATTACAGGAACTGTAAACGACTCAGAGTCAAAAAAGCCTTTGATCAACGTTGTAGTGTCAGTTTCCGATAACAGCATTAAAACTGTAACCGATGAAAATGGGGATTTTGTCATTTCTGTACCAGAAGGAACGAGAACGCTTAATTTTTCCAAAGATGGATTCAAAATGTTTTTAGGAGATCTTGGTTCTGCCAAAGAGCAACGAATCAATGTTGCCCTGAAAGATAGGACCACTTTGGTAGAAGAGGTTGTCATTCGTGCTCAAAAAAAGAAGTATCGAAATAAGGATAACCCTGCTGTGGAATTGATCCGTAAAGTGGTTCAAAACAAACAAAAGAACAGATTTAATTCTTATCAAAATTTAAGTTTTGAGGAATATGAAAAGATCCAGTTTTCTCTAAGTAATAAATATGAAAAACTGTCTACCAACAGATTGGTGCGTAAAAATCCATTTTTGAAAGAAAATATAGATACTACAAAAATCGCAGGTAAAGCAATCTTACCATTATATATGGAGGAAGTACTGTCTGATAATTTTCAGACGTTTTCACCCAATAAATCAAAAAAAATTATTAAAGGAGAGAAGAAGGTTACTCTTAATGAAGATTTTTTTGATAATGCCGGTTTAGGAACTTATTTAAAACATATTTATCAGAAGATCGATATCTATGATGACAATATTACGCTTCTTACCAATCAGTTTTTAAGTCCGATAGCAGATAGTGCTCCGACATTTTACAAATATTATATCCGGGACACTATTGTTGTGAATGATGACAAAATGATCAATCTTTCTTTTACACCGCGAAATAAATCAGATTTTTTATTTAGTGGAAATCTATTGGTCTCTCTGGATGGAAATTATGCTGTTCAAGGTCTTGATATGAGAATCAATAAGAATACGAATGTGAATTGGGTAAAAGAGATGGATATCAGTCAGGAATTTGAAAAGAACGAACTGGGAAAATATATCATCACAAAAAGTAAGATCACTGCAGATTTCGGAATAAGCAAGACCAGCGAAGGTGGGATCTATGGAGAAAGAACACTTACCTATAAGAAATACAGTATAGATCAACCTATTGACGAGTCTGTTTTCTCAGGAGATAAAACGGTCACAACGGAATCTGCTACCACTCAGGATCAGACATTCTGGGACGAGAACCGCCACGAAACTATTACGGAATCAGAAAAAAAAGTGTACGTTGGTATTGAAAAACTCCAGAACTCCAAGTCTTTCAAAAGAACGATGAATATTTTCACAATGTTGTTTGCTGGCTATCTCAAAGTTTCGGATTACGTGGAAGTTGGACCTTTTAATACTTTTTACAGTTTTACGCCGGTGGAAGGTTTTCGTTTAAGATTTGGAGGAAGAACAACTCCGAGTTTCAACAAAAAAATCTATCTGGAAAGTTATGCTGCATATGGTTTTAAGGATGAGAAATGGAAGTATTATGTAGGTGGAACGTATTCATTATCAGGAAATAATAGATTTACCTTCCCTGCAAGAGGCATCAATGTAAACTATCAGCAGGATACTAAAATTCCGGGTCAGGAACTTCAGTTTATTCAGGAAGATAATTTCCTGTTATCTTTTAAACGTGGGGTTAATGACAAATGGCTTTATAATAATATTTATAAAGTTGAATATTATCAGGAATTTCTGAATCATATCTCCTACAAGGTCGGATATAAGAATTGGAAGCAAATGGGCGCAGGCGGAATTTCTTTTTCAAACGATGCTACTCAGGAACAGATCAGTGGTATCACAAGTTCTGAAATTTATACAGAATTCAGATGGGCGCCTAACGAAGAATTCTATCAGGGGAAACTCTACAGGTTTCCACTTCCAAATAAATATCCTGTCTTTACTTTGAGGGGAACTATTGGAATGAATAAGTTCCTTAAGGGCGACTACAACTATAAAAAGATCACCGCAAATATTTACAAACGATTCTACCTTTCACAACTAGGTTTTTCGGATGTGATTCTTGAGGGGGGATATACGTTCGGGAAAGTGCCGTATCCGTTGCTAGACATTCATAGAGCCAATCAATCGTACTCTTATCAGCTTCAATCGTACAATTTAATGAACTTTTTAGAATTTGTAGGTGACCAGTATGCAAGTTTACAATATGAGCATACTTTTAACGGATTTATCTTCAATAAAATTCCTCTTCTGAAAAAAACAAAATTCCGAGAATTTATTAGTTTCAAGATGCTTTATGGAGGACTTAGAGATGAAAATACACCAAACGGAACGCAAAACGACCTGATGAGATTCCCGACAGATGACCAAGGTTTGCCCACCACTTTTTCTTTGGAGAAAGAGCCTTATATGGAAGGCAGCGTAGGAATTGGGAATATTTTTAAATTTTTCCGGGTAGATTTGGTCAGAAGGTTTACTTATTTGGATAATCCAAATGTGTCAAAATCTGGCGTTCGTTTCAGATTCAAATTTGATTTTTAA
- a CDS encoding GtrA family protein has product MNIKISSFYKSQSVSLIATAVDFLMTLLFKEIVGIFYIAANAIGLISGGFIQFTLNRRWTFKKDSRTNKMILRFLLVWMLNFLLNTTVVWCLTDFLQWDFLVSKVATSTVMAVSINFFLQKEYVFK; this is encoded by the coding sequence ATGAATATTAAAATATCTTCATTTTACAAATCGCAATCTGTATCACTAATCGCTACAGCCGTAGATTTTTTAATGACCCTATTATTTAAAGAAATCGTGGGAATATTTTATATCGCAGCAAATGCAATAGGACTTATTTCTGGCGGATTCATCCAATTTACACTCAACCGCAGGTGGACTTTTAAAAAAGACAGCAGAACCAACAAAATGATTCTAAGATTTCTATTGGTTTGGATGCTCAATTTTTTACTCAATACCACTGTTGTATGGTGTTTGACAGATTTTTTGCAGTGGGACTTTTTGGTTTCAAAAGTAGCGACTTCCACCGTGATGGCAGTCAGTATCAATTTTTTTTTACAGAAAGAATATGTATTTAAATAA
- a CDS encoding phosphatase PAP2 family protein: MQTKEKFRFDKSAKSLLLFSLIYLVASYFIVGFKTDQLVLIFLLNSLFFISQQSRKILMVCFPFVIFWILFDYMKVFPNYNVNDVSIKELYETEKAIFGFLSDGKMVTPNEYFAVHNNKIFDILSGIFYLSWVTVPIFLTIYFLYTKQKEAIHLPIAFLLVNLIGFAMYYSYPAAPPWYVAQYGFEFIKNTPGNPAGLSRFDDALGINLFHSMYQKSSNVFAAMPSLHSAYPVVSLYFALKKKLLRISVVIGLTAIGIWFFAVYSSHHYILDVVCGILCALVGLTVYQILNNKQQLFRKMIDGLSKLVFVK, translated from the coding sequence TTGCAGACAAAAGAAAAATTTCGATTTGATAAAAGCGCAAAAAGTTTATTGCTTTTTTCGCTGATTTACTTAGTAGCATCTTATTTTATTGTGGGATTCAAGACCGATCAGCTGGTTCTGATTTTCTTGCTAAATTCCTTGTTTTTTATCTCGCAGCAGAGCAGAAAAATTCTGATGGTTTGTTTTCCATTTGTCATCTTTTGGATATTGTTTGATTATATGAAAGTTTTTCCCAATTACAATGTGAATGACGTAAGTATAAAAGAATTGTATGAAACCGAGAAAGCAATTTTCGGTTTTCTAAGCGATGGAAAAATGGTAACTCCCAACGAATATTTTGCCGTTCACAACAACAAGATTTTTGATATACTTTCCGGAATTTTTTATCTAAGTTGGGTTACAGTTCCCATCTTTCTGACCATTTATTTTCTCTACACCAAGCAAAAAGAAGCCATTCATCTTCCCATTGCATTTCTGCTTGTGAATCTGATTGGGTTTGCAATGTATTACAGTTATCCCGCTGCACCACCTTGGTATGTAGCACAATACGGTTTTGAGTTTATAAAAAACACACCAGGAAATCCTGCCGGTTTATCTCGTTTTGATGATGCTTTAGGAATAAATCTTTTTCATTCGATGTATCAAAAAAGTTCCAATGTATTCGCCGCAATGCCATCATTACATTCTGCCTATCCAGTGGTCTCACTATATTTTGCTCTGAAAAAAAAGTTATTAAGAATTAGCGTTGTTATTGGTCTTACCGCTATTGGAATCTGGTTTTTTGCTGTGTATTCTTCACATCATTATATCTTGGATGTGGTTTGTGGAATTCTTTGTGCACTTGTTGGTCTTACGGTTTATCAAATATTAAACAACAAACAGCAACTTTTCAGGAAAATGATTGACGGACTTAGTAAATTGGTCTTCGTAAAATAA
- a CDS encoding phosphatidylglycerophosphatase A family protein, producing the protein MYRIYSLLATIGPIGHVPKGGGSIAAVFASLCWYFFMNDDFIVQTCATIIVFFVGVWVSNNLEKHWGKDSNKIVIDEVLGMMVSLLFLPISVEVVVVGFILFRFFDITKVLGIRKTEALSKGWGVMVDDLLAGIFSNVILQALFYLDFL; encoded by the coding sequence ATGTACAGAATCTATTCCCTATTGGCAACAATAGGACCCATTGGTCACGTACCAAAAGGAGGTGGCAGCATTGCGGCAGTTTTTGCTTCCCTTTGCTGGTACTTTTTTATGAATGATGATTTTATTGTTCAAACTTGCGCAACGATCATTGTGTTTTTTGTGGGAGTTTGGGTTTCAAATAATTTAGAAAAACATTGGGGAAAAGACAGCAACAAAATTGTAATCGATGAAGTCTTGGGAATGATGGTTTCCTTGCTATTTCTGCCGATTTCAGTAGAAGTGGTGGTCGTAGGATTTATACTGTTTCGTTTTTTTGATATTACTAAAGTTTTAGGAATTAGAAAAACCGAAGCGCTTTCCAAAGGTTGGGGCGTAATGGTAGATGATTTATTGGCGGGGATTTTTTCTAATGTCATTTTGCAAGCTTTGTTCTATTTAGATTTTCTTTAA
- a CDS encoding zinc-dependent alcohol dehydrogenase family protein, with translation MKALVYHGDHNISLEERAVPNIQKPTDVIIKMIKTTICGTDLGIYKGKNPEIADGRILGHEGVGIIEEVGESVRQFKKGDKVIISCITSCGSCEYCKKQLYSHCKDGGWILGYMIDGTQADYVRVPHADNSLFKIPDTISDEIAVLLSDILPTGHEIGVQYGNVKPGDTIAIVGAGPVGMSVLLTAQFYSPSTIIMVDMDENRLALAKELGATHTINSGVENPIDAIFKISEEGVDVAIEAVGIPQTWDVCQKIVRPGGHIANVGVHGKKVDFEIQQLWIKNLTITTGLVNTNTTPMLIKAVASNKFDLSKLITHHFDLSEIEKAYEVFLNGSTEKAMKIIIDA, from the coding sequence ATGAAAGCATTAGTTTACCACGGAGACCATAATATCTCCTTAGAAGAAAGAGCAGTTCCAAACATTCAAAAACCTACGGATGTTATCATTAAAATGATCAAAACCACCATTTGCGGTACCGATTTGGGGATTTACAAAGGGAAAAATCCGGAAATAGCCGATGGAAGAATCTTAGGACACGAAGGCGTAGGTATTATTGAGGAGGTCGGTGAAAGTGTCAGACAATTCAAAAAAGGTGATAAGGTGATCATCTCCTGCATCACATCCTGCGGTTCTTGCGAATACTGTAAAAAGCAACTATATTCACATTGCAAAGATGGAGGCTGGATCTTGGGTTATATGATCGACGGTACACAGGCTGATTATGTGAGAGTTCCTCACGCAGATAACAGTTTGTTTAAAATTCCAGATACTATTTCAGATGAAATTGCCGTATTACTCAGCGATATTTTACCTACGGGTCACGAAATTGGCGTACAATATGGAAATGTGAAGCCTGGAGATACCATAGCAATAGTTGGTGCCGGTCCGGTAGGAATGTCGGTATTGCTTACTGCACAATTTTACTCGCCATCCACGATCATTATGGTAGATATGGACGAGAATAGACTTGCGCTTGCTAAGGAGCTTGGTGCAACACATACCATCAACTCAGGAGTTGAAAATCCGATCGATGCGATTTTTAAAATCAGTGAGGAAGGTGTTGATGTTGCTATTGAAGCTGTAGGAATCCCACAAACATGGGATGTGTGCCAAAAAATAGTAAGACCGGGAGGTCATATTGCCAACGTAGGCGTGCACGGTAAAAAAGTTGACTTTGAGATTCAGCAACTGTGGATCAAAAATTTGACCATCACGACAGGTCTGGTAAATACCAACACTACACCGATGTTGATAAAGGCCGTGGCATCTAATAAATTTGACTTGTCAAAATTAATTACGCACCATTTTGACCTATCTGAAATCGAAAAAGCATACGAGGTTTTCCTTAATGGCTCCACTGAAAAGGCGATGAAAATAA
- a CDS encoding inositol-3-phosphate synthase, which translates to MSYNIKKAEGKLGILIPGLGAVATTLIAGVESIKKGFAKPIGSLTQMGNIRLGKRTENRYPLVKDFVPLANLDDIVFGGWDVYADNVYEAAANAKVLEPAVLDQVKTELEAIKPLKAVFDSNYVKNLDGKHVKEETNKWDLAEATIKDIETFKSENNLDRVVIVWCASTEKYFEAGAVHQTIEAFEEGLRNNDPAIAPSMIYAYAAIKSGVPFANGAPNLTLDIPALQQFALERNVPIAGKDFKTGQTLMKTIVAPGLQARSLGVNGWFSTNILGNRDGLVLDDPENFKTKEVSKLGVLEQILNAEQNPELYGDLYHKVRINYYPPHGDNKESWDNIDIFGWLGYQMQIKINFLCKDSILAAPIVLDLALFMDLASRAEMSGIQEWLSFYFKTPQTAEGLPPEHDIFKQLIKLQNTLRHIMGEDLITHLGLDYYQELVESMS; encoded by the coding sequence ATGAGTTATAATATCAAAAAAGCAGAAGGGAAATTAGGAATTCTAATCCCTGGACTTGGCGCAGTAGCAACAACATTGATTGCGGGTGTAGAATCTATAAAAAAAGGATTTGCTAAACCGATTGGTTCTCTTACGCAAATGGGAAATATCCGTTTAGGAAAGCGAACTGAAAACCGTTATCCTTTGGTGAAAGATTTCGTCCCATTGGCGAATTTAGACGATATTGTCTTCGGTGGATGGGATGTTTACGCAGATAATGTGTATGAAGCAGCAGCAAATGCTAAAGTTTTGGAACCTGCAGTTCTCGACCAAGTAAAAACCGAATTAGAGGCAATCAAACCTTTAAAAGCTGTTTTCGATTCAAATTATGTTAAAAATCTTGATGGGAAACACGTAAAAGAAGAAACCAACAAGTGGGATCTTGCAGAAGCGACCATCAAAGACATCGAAACTTTCAAATCTGAAAATAATTTGGATAGAGTAGTGATCGTTTGGTGTGCATCTACTGAAAAATACTTTGAAGCCGGCGCGGTTCATCAAACAATTGAAGCTTTTGAAGAAGGTTTAAGAAACAACGATCCTGCGATTGCTCCAAGTATGATCTATGCGTATGCAGCAATAAAATCTGGAGTTCCTTTTGCAAACGGAGCGCCAAATCTTACCTTAGATATTCCCGCATTGCAACAATTTGCATTGGAAAGAAATGTTCCTATTGCCGGAAAAGATTTCAAAACCGGACAAACTTTAATGAAAACAATCGTGGCTCCAGGTTTACAAGCGCGTTCATTGGGTGTGAATGGTTGGTTCTCAACTAATATTTTAGGAAACAGAGACGGTTTGGTTCTTGATGATCCAGAAAATTTTAAAACCAAAGAAGTTTCTAAACTTGGGGTTTTAGAGCAAATTCTAAATGCCGAGCAAAATCCAGAATTATACGGAGACCTTTATCACAAAGTAAGAATCAATTACTATCCGCCTCACGGAGACAACAAAGAAAGTTGGGATAATATCGATATTTTCGGATGGTTGGGTTATCAGATGCAGATTAAAATCAATTTCTTGTGCAAAGATTCTATCCTTGCCGCACCGATTGTTTTAGACCTTGCATTGTTTATGGATCTTGCGAGCCGTGCAGAAATGAGCGGAATTCAAGAATGGTTGTCATTCTATTTCAAAACGCCACAAACTGCAGAAGGTTTACCACCAGAACACGATATTTTCAAACAATTAATCAAATTGCAGAACACTTTACGTCACATAATGGGCGAAGATTTAATTACGCATTTGGGGCTTGATTATTATCAGGAACTCGTAGAATCGATGTCTTAA